In Aedes albopictus strain Foshan unplaced genomic scaffold, AalbF5 HiC_scaffold_223, whole genome shotgun sequence, one genomic interval encodes:
- the LOC109428483 gene encoding uncharacterized protein LOC109428483 — translation MTSHNWTIDETNLMIRKRLELLGCARSDKVYDQISNYLSEEHNYYKNAAACQTRFNNLLKTYRTCVKRQESGGKVCKVRFPFFDTFHQYYGNLNVSSVDNGSSKCKTEIFLDDLFADSSYAVDGGGGGLPGVDVGLMEGDSMMMDSTQTGDEYLESPEEHHGNGDGDGDEELTTSLTVNNGLEDLKLRLMEQKLLYYTNQNMLLQMKQEHYRQKDQDRARSQLMAEEILKVLRGIHTCLKKSLEVKVVPPQQQQQPTKKSSENGASAKDDQKLEPEPKRLKEDIGSGGGEEEEEAEEEEEAECGSSLVPLEMDSGEEEEEEDDDEFNGCDGHSGGSGGSSEEVVKKLPEMPRLKVRKNIFPAWNRIQTVLLIKIHCDLRPKFKGLNLFECVSNKLIELHINRTPRDCRTRWNNLFRSYKECRSRLRVNDKAPVKFEYFDEIDAYYKDCQFLTNVV, via the exons ATGACGAGCCACAACTGGACCATCGACGAAACGAATCTCATGATCCGGAAGCGTCTGGAGCTGCTCGGATGTGCCCGGAGCGATAAAGTGTACGATCAGATATCCAACTACCTGTCCGAGGAGCATAATTACTAT aaaaatgcCGCCGCCTGTCAAACGCGGTTCAACAATCTGCTGAAGACGTACCGGACGTGCGTCAAGCGGCAGGAATCGGGCGGAAAGGTTTGCAAGGTTCGCTTTCCCTTTTTCGACACGTTCCACCAATACTACGGAAACTTGAATGTCAGTTCGGTGGATAACGGAAGCAGCAAGTGCAAAACGGAGATCTTCCTGGACGATTTGTTTGCGGACAGTTCCTATGCGGTGGATGGCGGGGGTGGTGGATTGCCCGGAGTGGACGTTGGGCTCATGGAAGGCGACAGCATGATGATGGATTCCACGCAAACGGGGGATGAATATttggaatcgccggaggaacatCACGGGAATGGCGATGGCGATGGCGATGAGGAACTGACCACGTCTCTGACCGTGAATAATGGGCTGGAGGATCTTAAACTGCGGCTGATGGAGCAGAAGCTGCTATACTATACGAATCAGAACATGCTGCTGCAGATGAAGCAGGAACATTACCGCCAGAAGGATCAGGATCGGGCTCGGAGTCAGCTGATGGCCGAGGAGATACTGAAAGTCCTCCGGGGAATTCACACGTGCCTGAAAAAGAGTCTGGAGGTGAAAGTGGTcccaccgcagcagcagcagcagccgacgAAAAAGTCATCGGAGAATGGCGCTTCGGCCAAAGACGACCAGAAACTGGAACCCGAGCCAAAAAGACTCAAAGAAGACATCGGCAGCGGTGGGGGCGAAGAGGAAGAGGAAGCCGAGGAGGAGGAAGAAGCAGAATGTGGCAGCTCGTTGGTTCCGCTCGAGATGGACTCCGGCGAGGAGGAGGAAGAAGAGGACGATGACGAGTTCAACGGATGCGACGGGCATTCGGGCGGAAGTGGTGGCAGTAGCGAGGAGGTGGTCAAAAAGTTGCCCGAAATGCCCCGACTAAAAGTGCGCAAGAATATCTTCCCGGCCTGGAATCGGATCCAGACCGTGTTGCTCATCAAAATCCACTGCGACCTGAGGCCCAAGTTCAAAGGACTGAATCTGTTCGAGTGCGTGTCGAACAAACTGATCGAACTGCATATAAAT AGAACCCCTCGAGACTGTCGAACGCGATGGAACAACCTATTTCGAAGCTACAAGGAGTGCCGATCGAGACTGCGGGTGAACGACAAGGCACCGGTGAAGTTTGAATACTTTGACGAGATCGATGCCTACTACAAGGATTGCCAATTTTTAACGAACGTAGTTTAA